From a single Phragmites australis chromosome 7, lpPhrAust1.1, whole genome shotgun sequence genomic region:
- the LOC133923995 gene encoding bisdemethoxycurcumin synthase-like, translated as MTRANGAVHDSRRSMQHAEGPAAVLAIGTANPTGTIVPQDEFAYHFFRVTKSDHLTDLKEKLTRICQKTGIEKRHFHMTEEMLLAHPEFIDRELPSLDARIDIVATAVPKLAETAAVKAITEWGRPATDITHLIFSTYSGCRAPSADLELSSLLGLRPTVCRTILNLHGCYGGGRALHLAKELAENNRGARVLVACSEITLVCFGGPDGSNLVGHALFGDGAGAVIVGAGPFTGDERPLFEMVAATQTTIPGTEYALGMQVAGGGIDFHLAIQVPMLLGQNVEQTLLDAIRSALGDDVDVPSWNDLFWAVHPGGRPILDNIDKVLKLEPGKLAASRHVLREYGNMSGATIVFVLDELRRRREEEGDQQPEWGAMLAFGPGITIETMVLRSACGRGLKET; from the exons ATGACAAGAGCTAACGGCGCCGTACATGACAGCCGCCGGAGCATGCAGCACGCGGAAGGCCCCGCGGCCGTGCTCGCCATCGGCACGGCTAACCCGACGGGCACCATCGTGCCCCAGGACGAGTTCGCGTACCATTTCTTCCGCGTCACCAAGAGCGACCACCTTACTGACCTCAAGGAAAAGCTAACGAGAATAT GCCAGAAAACAGGCATCGAGAAGCGGCACTTCCACATGACGGAAGAAATGCTCCTTGCCCACCCGGAGTTCATCGACAGAGAGCTGCCATCTCTCGATGCTCGCATCGACATCGTTGCCACCGCGGTCCCGAAGCTCGCTGAGACTGCCGCGGTGAAGGCCATCACCGAGTGGGGCCGTCCGGCCACTGACATCACCCACCTCATCTTCAGCACCTACTCCGGCTGCCGCGCCCCGAGCGCCGACCTCGAGCTCTCCTCGCTCCTCGGCCTCCGCCCGACGGTCTGCCGCACCATACTCAACCTCCACGGCTGCTACGGCGGGGGCAGGGCGCTTCATCTGGCCAAGGAGCTCGCCGAGAACAACCGCGGCGCGCGCGTCCTCGTGGCCTGCTCCGAGATAACCCTCGTCTGCTTCGGCGGGCCCGACGGGAGCAACCTCGTCGGCCACGCTCTGTTCGGCGATGGCGCTGGTGCCGTCATCGTTGGTGCCGGTCCCTTCACCGGAGATGAACGCCCGCTGTTTGAGATGGTCGCAGCCACGCAGACGACGATACCGGGAACTGAGTACGCGCTCGGCATGCAAGTCGCGGGAGGCGGCATAGATTTCCACCTCGCCATCCAGGTGCCGATGCTCCTAGGACAGAACGTCGAGCAGACACTGCTCGACGCGATTAGGTCGGCGCTTGGAGACGACGTCGATGTTCCAAGCTGGAACGACCTCTTCTGGGCGGTGCACCCGGGTGGCCGTCCAATCCTGGATAACATAGACAAGGTGCTCAAGCTGGAGCCTGGGAAGCTGGCGGCGAGCCGACATGTGCTGCGCGAGTACGGGAACATGAGCGGCGCGACGATAGTCTTCGTGCTTGATGAGCTACGCCGCCGCAGGGAGGAGGAAGGTGACCAGCAGCCTGAGTGGGGTgcgatgctggccttcggaccGGGAATCACAATCGAGACGATGGTGCTGCGGTCCGCATGCGGACGTGGTCTCAAGGAAACTTAA